GCCGGCTGATGCTGGACGTCGGCGGCTACCGGGCCCGGCGGCGTACGGCGCTGGCCGTGATCGCCCGGGACGCGGCCGCCGAGGTCAAGGACTCCGGCGCCCCCGTCCGGCTGGACGCGATGAACCCGTTCGAGCGGAAGGTCGTGCACGACGCGATCTCCGAGATCGACGCGGTCCGCAGCGAGTCCGAGGGCGAGGAGCCGGACCGCCGGGTCGTCGTCCTGCCGGACTGATCGGGGCTCGTATGAGTGTCCACTGTGGACACTGAGTTGGTCGTACCGCCGCACGCCGCCGCGGTCTTCGGTCCCGCCGTCGACCGGGCGGCGGCGTACGCGCGGCTGCTGGCGACCGACGGCACCATCCGCGGGCTGATCGGCCCGCGGGAGGTGCCCCGGCTCTGGGACCGGCACCTGCTCAACTCGGCTGCGATCGCCGCGCTGGTCCCGGACCGGGCCCGCGTCGTCGACGTCGGCAGCGGGGCTGGCCTGCCCGGCATCCCGCTCGCGCTGGCCCGGCCGGACTTGCGCGTGACCTTGCTGGAGCCGCTGGCCCGGCGGGCCGCCTTCCTCACCGAGTGCGTCGAGCAGCTCGGCCTGGACACCGTGACGGTGGTCCGGGGCCGGGCCGAGGAGGGCCACATCCGGCGGGAGCTCGGTGGCGCCGACGTGGTGACCGCCCGTGCGGTCGCACCCCTGGACAAGCTGGCCGGCTGGTGCCTCCCGCTGCTGCGCTCCGGTGGTCTGCTGCTGGCGCTGAAGGGGTCGACCGCGGCGGAAGAGCTGGCCGCGGTCCAACCGCTGGCCGACGCGGCGGACGCCGTGGTCACCGAGGTAGGAGATCCGCCCGCGACGGTGGTCGTCGTGACCAGGGGTACGGTGCGGGCGACGGCACGAGGAGGCCGAGCACGGTGACGAGCACGGGGGCTACCCACCGATCCGGACCGATCGGATGGCCGATACCGCCCACACCGGACGTCCTGCCCGTGACCGGCACGCCGGCCCCGGTCGGGTGGTTCGGGTCCCGGAGCGGCGGCGAGTCGCACTCCGCGGACGATGACACCAGCGAGGATGAGACCGTGACCGAGCTCGATGCCAGCCGGACGCGGATCAGGAGCGTCCTGGACGACGCGGTCGGGTCGGC
The nucleotide sequence above comes from Mycobacteriales bacterium. Encoded proteins:
- the rsmG gene encoding 16S rRNA (guanine(527)-N(7))-methyltransferase RsmG — its product is MDTELVVPPHAAAVFGPAVDRAAAYARLLATDGTIRGLIGPREVPRLWDRHLLNSAAIAALVPDRARVVDVGSGAGLPGIPLALARPDLRVTLLEPLARRAAFLTECVEQLGLDTVTVVRGRAEEGHIRRELGGADVVTARAVAPLDKLAGWCLPLLRSGGLLLALKGSTAAEELAAVQPLADAADAVVTEVGDPPATVVVVTRGTVRATARGGRAR